Proteins encoded within one genomic window of Jiangella mangrovi:
- a CDS encoding AAA family ATPase, giving the protein MKTDTCEHGYSVAVCIRCTPPGSSDVLSYGTDHPDPPEWQLDPNGQLPKDSSEPADKVRSWRPQDISSVLDGTYEPPQATVGARSDGIGMFYRSRKHTVSSESEGGKTWLLLATSITEIERGNSVVYLDFEDEAGGVVGRLMSMQLPAQSIRDRFAYVRPEQPLDVVGRSDLAQALGDMHPTFVVIDGVTEAMVLHGLDPLSNKDAATFGRMLPTGIANMGPAVCSLDHVTKAAEGRGRYSLGAVHKLNGLDGAAYVLENRTPFGIGLTGRSTVKIGKDRPGQLRRHGKPSSGGMHWFADLVLDSQHESFVLADIEPPTEKTTGDFRPTVLMGRVVEALNTHGPLSQRRICAAVRGNAKSIREALDFLILDGFVSESTPHTLLKTYESGSEK; this is encoded by the coding sequence GTGAAGACAGACACCTGCGAGCACGGCTACTCGGTCGCCGTCTGCATCCGCTGCACGCCGCCGGGCAGTAGCGACGTCCTGTCCTACGGCACGGACCACCCGGACCCGCCCGAGTGGCAGCTCGACCCAAACGGCCAGTTGCCGAAGGACAGCAGCGAGCCGGCCGACAAGGTGCGGTCTTGGCGGCCCCAGGACATCAGCTCCGTCCTCGACGGCACCTACGAGCCGCCACAGGCCACCGTCGGCGCCCGCAGCGACGGCATCGGCATGTTCTACCGCAGCCGCAAGCACACCGTGTCCAGCGAGTCCGAGGGCGGCAAGACCTGGCTGCTGCTCGCCACCTCGATCACAGAAATCGAACGCGGCAACAGCGTCGTCTACCTCGACTTCGAGGACGAAGCCGGCGGCGTCGTCGGCCGACTCATGTCGATGCAGCTCCCGGCGCAGTCCATCCGCGACCGGTTCGCCTACGTCCGGCCCGAGCAGCCCCTGGACGTCGTGGGCCGCTCGGACCTAGCGCAGGCCCTCGGAGACATGCACCCGACGTTCGTCGTCATCGACGGCGTGACCGAGGCCATGGTGCTGCACGGCCTGGACCCACTGTCGAACAAGGACGCCGCCACGTTCGGGCGCATGCTCCCGACCGGCATCGCGAACATGGGCCCCGCGGTCTGCTCACTCGACCACGTCACCAAGGCGGCAGAGGGGCGCGGCCGGTACAGCCTGGGCGCCGTGCACAAGCTGAACGGGCTGGACGGCGCCGCATACGTGCTCGAGAACAGGACACCGTTCGGCATCGGCCTCACCGGACGGTCGACGGTGAAGATCGGCAAGGACCGCCCGGGCCAGCTCCGCCGACACGGCAAGCCGTCGTCCGGCGGCATGCACTGGTTCGCCGACCTGGTCCTGGACTCGCAGCACGAAAGCTTCGTCCTCGCCGACATCGAACCGCCCACGGAGAAGACGACCGGCGACTTCCGGCCGACCGTCCTGATGGGCCGGGTCGTTGAGGCGCTCAACACCCACGGGCCGCTCTCTCAGCGCCGCATCTGCGCCGCCGTGCGCGGCAACGCGAAGTCCATCCGCGAGGCACTCGACTTCCTCATCCTCGACGGATTCGTCTCCGAGAGCACCCCGCACACCCTGCTCAAGACCTACGAATCGGGGTCCGAAAAGTGA
- a CDS encoding squamosa promoter-binding protein 15, whose product MSWVTNVLLSVDTAEDRALVHDFDRWLQTEAPRQGQPDVRGVGSLRALHDHPDAWGGWKFPEALLWAGVLNHADIAAVVQRFGTTGWRVPALAQLFVQDQEQGAFRVWMIRDVRARQYAPLPDLDADE is encoded by the coding sequence ATGAGCTGGGTGACCAACGTACTGCTGTCGGTCGACACGGCCGAGGACCGAGCGCTCGTGCACGACTTCGACCGTTGGCTGCAGACCGAGGCCCCACGGCAAGGTCAGCCCGACGTCCGAGGCGTCGGTTCTCTCCGGGCCCTGCACGACCACCCGGACGCATGGGGCGGCTGGAAGTTCCCCGAAGCACTGCTCTGGGCCGGTGTGCTCAACCATGCCGACATCGCCGCCGTCGTCCAGCGATTCGGAACCACCGGCTGGCGCGTTCCGGCGCTCGCTCAACTCTTCGTCCAAGATCAAGAACAGGGTGCGTTCCGGGTCTGGATGATCCGTGACGTCAGGGCGCGCCAATACGCGCCCCTTCCCGACCTCGACGCGGACGAATGA
- a CDS encoding CGNR zinc finger domain-containing protein, which yields MQGRADLPLDVRRRFLTGRVSLDFSHTGGDGDWAVWEILHTPADLSHWLGVILSVDGLSAGGPDLAAARPVRMAIAVGARSLAAGRSVSASDVAVLNAAAAAPPLVPQLTPSGMGVSFEAPTAAAALSTLARDAIDLFSGPWAGRIRVCAAADCGLLLVDTSRPGQRRWCSMQRCGNLAKVRGHRRRAT from the coding sequence ATGCAAGGACGGGCCGATCTCCCCCTCGACGTGCGACGGCGTTTCCTCACCGGCCGCGTCTCGCTCGACTTCAGCCACACCGGCGGCGACGGCGACTGGGCGGTGTGGGAGATCCTCCACACGCCCGCCGACCTGTCGCACTGGCTCGGCGTCATCCTGTCGGTCGACGGTCTGTCGGCCGGCGGGCCGGACCTGGCGGCGGCCCGGCCGGTGCGCATGGCCATCGCCGTCGGGGCTCGGTCGCTGGCGGCGGGCCGATCCGTGTCCGCTTCCGACGTGGCGGTGCTGAACGCGGCCGCCGCGGCGCCCCCGCTGGTGCCGCAGCTGACGCCATCGGGCATGGGCGTGTCTTTCGAGGCGCCGACGGCGGCGGCCGCGCTCTCGACCCTGGCGAGAGACGCGATCGACCTGTTCAGCGGCCCGTGGGCCGGGCGCATCCGGGTCTGCGCGGCCGCCGACTGCGGGCTGCTGCTGGTCGACACCTCCCGGCCGGGGCAGCGGCGGTGGTGCTCGATGCAGCGCTGCGGCAACCTTGCCAAGGTGCGCGGTCACCGTCGGCGCGCGACCTGA
- a CDS encoding DinB family protein: MPDEKDTLKRYLQAQRDGLRWKLDGLGERDARWPMTTTGTNLLGLVKHVGSMEYDYFGLVFDRPKPEPMPWLEDDAEVNADLWATAEQSIEWVLAFYDRAVAHADATIDALALDDTGSVPWWPEDRRQVTLHQILVHMIAETARHAGHADIVREQIDGTAGLRPGNSNLPDQDAQRWADYVEKLKRLAEEAGAKG, translated from the coding sequence ATGCCGGACGAGAAGGACACCCTCAAGCGGTACCTGCAGGCTCAGCGCGACGGGTTGCGGTGGAAGCTCGACGGGCTCGGCGAGCGCGACGCCCGCTGGCCCATGACGACCACCGGCACCAACCTGCTCGGGCTGGTCAAACACGTCGGCAGCATGGAGTACGACTACTTCGGCCTGGTCTTCGACCGCCCCAAGCCCGAGCCGATGCCCTGGCTCGAGGACGACGCCGAGGTCAACGCCGACCTGTGGGCGACGGCGGAGCAGTCCATCGAGTGGGTTCTCGCCTTCTACGACCGCGCCGTCGCGCACGCCGACGCCACCATCGACGCCCTCGCGCTCGACGACACCGGCAGCGTCCCCTGGTGGCCGGAGGACAGACGGCAGGTCACGCTGCACCAGATCCTCGTCCACATGATCGCCGAGACCGCCCGGCACGCCGGCCACGCCGACATCGTGCGCGAGCAGATCGACGGCACCGCGGGGCTGCGGCCCGGCAACTCCAACCTGCCCGACCAGGACGCCCAGCGCTGGGCCGACTACGTCGAGAAACTGAAGCGCCTCGCCGAAGAGGCCGGCGCCAAGGGCTGA
- a CDS encoding HNH endonuclease — protein MGKVEHDLTDDQWSALVAAWGGCAYCGAPEPQPKLQKDCMLPISRGGRYTLTNVVPACRSCNASKCNVEVTTWMRRKKLDEQAFLVRQIEIARAAANAVPVADVPPGTRPESAGR, from the coding sequence ATGGGCAAGGTCGAGCACGACCTCACCGACGACCAGTGGTCGGCCCTCGTCGCCGCCTGGGGCGGCTGCGCCTACTGCGGCGCTCCGGAGCCGCAGCCCAAGCTGCAGAAGGACTGCATGCTGCCCATCTCCCGCGGCGGCCGCTACACGCTGACGAACGTCGTGCCCGCCTGTCGCTCGTGCAACGCGAGCAAGTGCAACGTTGAGGTCACCACCTGGATGCGCCGCAAGAAGCTGGACGAGCAGGCCTTCCTCGTCCGGCAGATCGAGATCGCCCGGGCGGCCGCGAACGCCGTACCCGTCGCCGATGTACCCCCGGGCACAAGGCCCGAGTCTGCTGGACGATGA
- a CDS encoding ABC transporter ATP-binding protein, translating to MSGTSPAGSSAGSSAGLPVATAREVRRHARRLALRHRRELTVAVVLHSLGAATGLAGPWLIGRLVQDVSAGVDDVGRITALICFFVVAQAVLTGLAMFASARLGEKVLAQLREEFVDGVLALPLGTVEAAGTGDLITRTTRDVDLLARAVRYAVPDTFLSVVTIVLTLGGLVLLGPLLAAFALVSAPILGVATRWYLRRARDAYLRENASYSRLAEGLAETVDGARTVEALRLGDRRFARVQSDIATSYGAERFTMYLRTVYLPHVDVSFILPVVATLVFGGLLYLDGVVTLAAVTAATLYTQQLLNPVDTLLFWLNELQVGGAAMARLRGVRPSAAPASAPGESHGPQADAVVDKGFELHGVSHAYRPGHDVLHDIDLTIAAGERLAVVGPSGAGKSTLGKLLAGVHAPRTGTITVGGVPVASLSLEDLRAEVALVTQEHHVFRASLRDNVLMARPSASDASVEEALRAVDAWSWAASVGLDTAVGAGGVELSPAQAQQLALARLVLADPHTLVLDEATSLLDPRAARHLERSLAAVLTGRTVVAIAHRLHTAHDADRIAVMEAGRIVELGSHAELVAAGGAYAALWRSWHGQD from the coding sequence ATGAGCGGCACCTCGCCGGCCGGGTCGTCGGCCGGGTCGTCGGCCGGCCTGCCGGTCGCGACGGCGCGGGAGGTGCGCCGGCACGCCCGCCGGCTCGCGCTGCGGCACCGGCGTGAGCTGACGGTCGCCGTCGTCCTGCACTCGCTCGGCGCGGCGACCGGGCTGGCCGGGCCCTGGCTGATCGGCCGGCTGGTCCAGGACGTCAGCGCCGGCGTCGACGACGTGGGGCGCATCACGGCGCTGATCTGCTTCTTCGTCGTCGCGCAGGCCGTGCTCACCGGGCTGGCGATGTTCGCGTCGGCACGGCTCGGCGAGAAGGTGCTGGCCCAGCTGCGCGAGGAGTTCGTCGACGGGGTCCTGGCGCTGCCGCTCGGCACGGTCGAGGCAGCCGGCACCGGCGACCTGATCACCCGCACCACCCGCGACGTCGACCTGCTGGCCCGCGCGGTGCGCTACGCGGTCCCGGACACGTTCCTCAGCGTCGTGACGATCGTGCTGACGCTCGGCGGGCTGGTGCTGCTGGGACCGCTACTGGCCGCGTTCGCGCTGGTGAGCGCGCCGATCCTGGGGGTGGCGACGCGCTGGTACCTGCGCCGGGCGCGCGACGCGTACCTGCGCGAGAACGCGTCGTACTCGCGACTCGCCGAAGGACTGGCCGAGACCGTCGACGGCGCCCGGACGGTGGAGGCGCTGCGGCTGGGCGACCGGCGCTTCGCCCGGGTCCAGTCCGACATCGCCACGTCCTACGGCGCCGAGCGCTTCACCATGTACCTGCGCACGGTGTACCTGCCGCACGTCGACGTGTCGTTCATCCTGCCGGTGGTCGCGACCCTCGTGTTCGGCGGGCTGCTCTACCTCGACGGCGTGGTCACGCTGGCCGCGGTGACCGCCGCGACGCTGTACACCCAGCAGTTGCTGAACCCGGTCGACACCCTGCTGTTCTGGCTGAACGAGCTGCAGGTCGGCGGCGCGGCGATGGCCCGGCTGCGGGGTGTGCGGCCGTCGGCGGCTCCGGCGAGCGCCCCGGGTGAGTCGCACGGGCCGCAGGCTGACGCCGTCGTCGACAAGGGGTTCGAGCTGCATGGCGTGAGCCATGCCTACCGGCCGGGCCACGACGTCCTCCACGACATCGACCTCACCATCGCGGCGGGTGAGCGGCTCGCCGTCGTCGGGCCGTCCGGGGCCGGGAAGTCGACGCTCGGGAAGCTGCTCGCCGGCGTGCACGCGCCCCGGACCGGCACGATCACCGTCGGCGGCGTGCCGGTGGCGTCGTTGTCGCTGGAGGACCTGCGGGCCGAGGTCGCGCTGGTGACGCAGGAGCACCACGTGTTCCGCGCGTCGCTGCGCGACAACGTGCTGATGGCGCGGCCGTCGGCCTCGGATGCGTCGGTGGAGGAGGCGTTGCGCGCGGTCGACGCGTGGTCCTGGGCGGCCTCCGTGGGGCTGGACACCGCGGTGGGTGCGGGCGGGGTCGAGCTGTCGCCGGCGCAGGCGCAGCAGCTCGCGCTGGCCCGGCTCGTGCTGGCCGACCCGCACACGCTGGTCCTCGACGAGGCGACGTCGCTGCTGGACCCGCGGGCGGCGCGGCATCTGGAGCGTTCGCTGGCGGCGGTGCTGACGGGCCGGACGGTGGTCGCGATCGCGCACCGCCTGCACACCGCCCACGACGCCGACCGGATCGCCGTCATGGAGGCCGGCCGGATCGTCGAGCTGGGATCGCACGCCGAACTGGTGGCGGCGGGTGGCGCCTACGCCGCGCTCTGGCGGTCGTGGCACGGCCAGGACTGA
- a CDS encoding recombinase family protein — MYLRISLDANGDGLAIDRQREDCLRIAAERGWDVIQPLFIDKVSASKPTKVRPHYDAMVAAFGRGEFDALVCWDLDRLTRQPRQLEDWIDAATDRDLILVTANGEADLSTDAGRLFARIKASVARAEVERKGARQRRAALQRSEHGRPPLGVRLTGYEIDGTVISSEAVVVREMFEMFAAGESLRGLASQLTEAGVSTRSGRPWNPSTIRTALANPRYAGRTVYQGKETGQRGGWDAIVDDDLFDIVQTRLSDPRRRTQVGTDRKHLGAGLYRCQCGQRVVSWSGDRYRCSRGCLTRAQGPIDDYVLRVIRERLRRPDLAQLLVSPKDDAEAERLGKEATTLRRRIAKTDEDYDADLIDARRHRVKVEKLRADLDDVNARRARLTRAAGPAAAVLTAPDPAAAFDALTSLMIRRAVVDLFAEFTLHPAPRGRRTFDPESVSIEWRRP, encoded by the coding sequence GTGTACTTGCGCATCTCGCTCGACGCCAACGGCGATGGCCTGGCCATTGACCGCCAGCGTGAGGACTGCCTGCGCATCGCGGCCGAGCGCGGCTGGGACGTCATCCAGCCGTTGTTCATCGACAAGGTCTCGGCCAGCAAGCCGACCAAGGTCCGGCCCCACTACGACGCGATGGTCGCCGCATTCGGCCGCGGCGAATTCGATGCCCTGGTGTGCTGGGACCTGGACAGACTCACGCGTCAGCCACGCCAACTCGAGGATTGGATCGACGCCGCCACCGACCGGGACCTCATCCTCGTCACGGCCAACGGCGAGGCCGACCTATCGACCGACGCGGGCCGGCTCTTCGCGCGCATCAAGGCATCTGTGGCGCGCGCCGAGGTCGAGCGAAAGGGCGCCCGGCAACGTCGCGCGGCCTTGCAACGGTCGGAGCACGGCCGGCCGCCGCTCGGTGTCCGGCTCACCGGGTACGAGATCGACGGCACCGTCATCTCGTCGGAGGCCGTCGTCGTCCGGGAGATGTTCGAGATGTTCGCCGCCGGTGAATCGCTGCGCGGGCTCGCGAGCCAGCTGACGGAGGCCGGAGTCTCGACCCGCAGCGGGCGGCCGTGGAACCCGTCGACAATCCGCACCGCGCTCGCCAACCCGCGTTACGCCGGCCGCACCGTTTATCAGGGCAAGGAGACAGGCCAGCGCGGCGGCTGGGACGCGATCGTCGACGATGACCTGTTCGACATCGTCCAGACCCGCCTCTCCGACCCCCGCCGCCGCACACAGGTCGGGACGGACCGCAAGCACCTCGGCGCCGGCCTATACCGATGCCAGTGTGGCCAGCGCGTCGTGTCGTGGAGCGGCGACCGTTACCGCTGCTCCAGGGGGTGTCTCACGCGTGCTCAGGGTCCCATCGACGACTACGTGCTCAGGGTCATCCGCGAGCGGCTGCGACGTCCCGACCTGGCGCAGCTGCTCGTGTCGCCCAAGGACGACGCCGAGGCCGAGCGGCTCGGCAAGGAGGCCACCACGCTCCGGCGTCGCATCGCTAAGACCGATGAGGACTATGACGCCGACCTCATCGACGCGCGGCGGCACAGAGTCAAGGTCGAGAAGTTGCGGGCCGATCTCGACGACGTCAACGCGCGGCGCGCCAGGCTCACCAGAGCGGCCGGTCCCGCGGCGGCCGTACTGACGGCACCGGACCCCGCTGCGGCGTTCGACGCGCTGACCTCGTTGATGATTCGCCGAGCGGTCGTCGACCTGTTCGCGGAGTTCACACTCCACCCAGCACCGCGCGGGCGGCGTACGTTCGATCCCGAGAGCGTGAGCATTGAGTGGAGGCGGCCGTGA
- a CDS encoding terminase, with protein sequence MGYRPPDPPAGLAESGRALWTDVAGRFVIEAEKDRLQLLQACRTADLCDRLAEVFDKEGPMSESSQGVRVHPAAAELRQQRIVLARLLAALGVPSEAAPARGIYAIGGA encoded by the coding sequence ATGGGTTACCGACCGCCTGACCCGCCGGCGGGCCTTGCTGAGTCCGGCCGCGCGTTGTGGACGGACGTCGCGGGCAGGTTCGTCATCGAGGCCGAGAAGGACAGGTTGCAGCTGTTGCAGGCGTGCCGCACCGCCGACTTGTGCGACCGACTGGCCGAAGTGTTCGACAAGGAGGGGCCGATGAGCGAGTCGTCGCAGGGTGTGCGCGTGCATCCGGCGGCGGCGGAGCTGCGGCAGCAGAGGATCGTGCTGGCGCGCCTGCTGGCCGCGCTTGGGGTGCCGTCGGAGGCTGCGCCAGCTCGCGGCATCTACGCCATCGGCGGTGCCTGA
- a CDS encoding RidA family protein, translating to MTHITHINPESMHSNPAFSQVVRVPAGSDLVFVGGQNGVDASGQVVGPDLASQTRQAVKNLLTCLDAAGAQPEDVVKWTILIQAGESVQEGFAAFGEVWGQRPNPPAITAAFVAALGVPGALVEIEAVAAVG from the coding sequence ATGACCCACATCACACACATCAACCCCGAGTCCATGCACTCCAACCCGGCGTTCTCGCAGGTCGTGCGGGTGCCCGCGGGAAGTGACCTCGTCTTCGTCGGCGGCCAGAACGGTGTCGACGCCAGCGGGCAGGTCGTCGGGCCGGACCTCGCGAGCCAGACGCGGCAGGCGGTGAAGAACCTGCTGACATGCCTCGACGCGGCCGGCGCGCAGCCCGAGGACGTCGTGAAGTGGACCATCCTCATCCAGGCCGGCGAGTCGGTCCAAGAGGGCTTCGCCGCGTTCGGCGAGGTGTGGGGGCAGCGCCCGAACCCGCCCGCCATCACCGCTGCTTTCGTCGCCGCGCTGGGTGTGCCCGGCGCGCTCGTCGAGATCGAGGCTGTCGCCGCCGTCGGCTAG